Below is a genomic region from Leucobacter exalbidus.
AGAGAGCAAGAGAACGCCCAGGCCCCCTAGGACACCGACTTGTTCAGGTTTAAAGACCATCTTGAAAATTACAAGAATTGGCCAATGCCACAGGTAAAACGCGAAGGATGCATCACCGAACCAGGGCAACGGCCCCTTACGCAAGATCACAGGAGACGCATCGCTAGCAGCACTGATCATGATGAGTACAGCCGCGCTGATAGGGATCAGGGCTACCCAACCAGGGAACTGCATTGAGACGTCAACTGTTGCCCCCAAGCCGATCAGCATGGCAAGTCCGAGCCAACCAAGTGTCTGCGCAACAACTCTGTTCTTAAGCCCTCGAGTCATGACAAAGAACAGCACCGAGCCGCCCACGAACTCCCAATAACGGGCGAAAGTATTGAAATATGCGGCTGGCTGGTCAATTACCGTGTACCAGACCGAAAAGGCAAACGATGCGAAAAGGACGATAAGAATTACCGTCATCGTGGTCTGCTTCATCCCCAACCGGAATCTCGACGCGATTGTGGCTGCGGCCAGCATAATGAGCGGCAACGTCAGGTAGATCTGAGCCTGCAAGGACAACGCCCAGAACTGTTGGAACGGAGACGGGTTCATCTCTTGTTGCAGGTAATCGGCGCCCGTTGCAATGAGCTGCCAGTTCTCAAATTGGAATAGCGCCGCAAAACCATGCGGGATCGCGAACTGCCAGAGGCTTTGTGGCATAAAAAGAATCGAAGCGATGACCGTGCCGATGATAACCACAACCGCAGAGGGCATAATCCGACGCAGCGTGCGCATCCAATAGCCAGCCACAAATTTAAATCGAGCACCGAAAGTATCAACCAACTGCATTTTAATGAGTGACTTTGTTGCGAAATAGCCCGCAACCACGAAAAATACGTCAACGCCACCCGATACCCGGTTAAACCAGATGTGATAAACCGCCACGAGGAGCGCTGCAGCTGTGCGCAAACCCTGCACGCCGCTCAAATAAGCCGGAATACCCGTTGAACTCGCTGTTTTCCTTGAGGCTTTGTATGACACTTCAGTCATTCCTGGATTCCCTCGCCATTCATTTGCCTCGGGCCGTTACCCCTACAGCGATCCCCGCCCATATAAACGGAGATTACATCCACACAACAAGTGTACTTGAAAGCCCTTGCTGCGAGAACTTAATGGGAAAATGCATGGCATGCAATGCATAACCAGGGAACTTCATGGCACCCACCAAACAAGCATTGCCCGCGGTCAGTAAGAGTACCTGAGAGCGGGCAATGCGTGAGTTACTAGGGGTTCGACTCAGAGGTTTACTCCACGGATTCGGGATCGGAGGGTGAAGCCGCAGCTACCCCATCGGCTACCAGCTGGTGCGCGCGTGCGTAATCGGGTAGTTCAGGGTCAATTGCGGGCGGCACCAATTCGACGTTTACAGGCGAGTGTTCACGTGCTTTCGCCGCGAGGTCAAGGAACCTGCCGAGCATGGACTCGGGGATGTCGGTTTCGACCAGCTCGGTGCCCGCCGCTGCAATGTCTTGGAACCGGGTCAGCACGTTCTTCGGGTTCATCTGCGCGAGGATGGCACCTTGTAGCTCGCGTTGTCGTTCCAT
It encodes:
- a CDS encoding acyltransferase family protein; this translates as MTEVSYKASRKTASSTGIPAYLSGVQGLRTAAALLVAVYHIWFNRVSGGVDVFFVVAGYFATKSLIKMQLVDTFGARFKFVAGYWMRTLRRIMPSAVVVIIGTVIASILFMPQSLWQFAIPHGFAALFQFENWQLIATGADYLQQEMNPSPFQQFWALSLQAQIYLTLPLIMLAAATIASRFRLGMKQTTMTVILIVLFASFAFSVWYTVIDQPAAYFNTFARYWEFVGGSVLFFVMTRGLKNRVVAQTLGWLGLAMLIGLGATVDVSMQFPGWVALIPISAAVLIMISAASDASPVILRKGPLPWFGDASFAFYLWHWPILVIFKMVFKPEQVGVLGGLGVLLLSAALAYVTTRFIEAPLRNWKRIQSTVIATLVAIVLIIVPAYAALGTWQGKLTSNQHAAQEALEHAIANEELNDNDALVPDPSVARDDIVDVYPNGCHQNQKSAEVIVCESGDPDGSLTIAVVGGSHSAQWIDTVRAAADEVDAKVETLTKSACVFGNLDKTPVDANATCKDWNIEALGYLLENKPDLVVTMATRQLEAHDETFEGYWEYFQALDAAGIPVLGIRDNPRFTYDVAECVELKGAEACEQPIEVFYDTDQQFDFSMLKLFTFVDIVPVICPDGTCRVVQGNVLMYRDGHHFTRTWTLRYGDIVEEAITDIFDQDSDED